One stretch of Deltaproteobacteria bacterium DNA includes these proteins:
- a CDS encoding PAS domain S-box protein: MENASQNTETGMQGGQDAGEPAPGEVEGLYSRLADLEMDREKYRTLFSQANEAVFLAELDDDGKGRARKFVEVNDTACAWLGYAPDEFYGMVPQDLIAPDDRPLLAAYRKTLADEQWITAEVGLLSRSGRVVPVEMSARAFLMGGKLMGLFIARDLSRATAFRSALAEAVERWRSMTDNCPDHILIVGEDGVIEFCNRGVLGLSRENLVGMRFFDHVPVSYRAFAEDSVKKLFQDGKNQFHEIEFVQSPERSFIFLAHLSPVTVGGRVKSAAIRLVDVSERKAMERSLMENEARYRNFVESFIGIAYEFDPALDRPSFFRGAVEAVTGYTEDDFLSGRIRWADLVHPLDRPKRGEIEPGKLLRETEYRIISRAGKTVHVTESARRMPGIPGGLNYGVIYDITGRKQKEDLIERRERELSESNASLTEMNTTLGILLKRRETDRADMERNVSENLGRVVMPLLAKLKTSGLSTVQLNYLDAMEKGIDQVVSGFGRTLSSHKFRLTPTEVQVAALVKEGHTTKDIAQMLNMSRSTVDTHRNNIRNKLEIKKQGVNLRAYLTSLE, translated from the coding sequence ATGGAAAACGCCTCCCAAAATACGGAAACCGGGATGCAAGGCGGGCAGGACGCGGGCGAACCCGCACCGGGCGAAGTCGAAGGCCTTTACAGCCGCCTGGCCGACCTTGAAATGGATCGGGAAAAGTATCGGACCCTTTTTTCCCAGGCCAATGAAGCGGTCTTTCTGGCGGAGCTTGACGACGACGGCAAGGGGCGCGCCAGGAAATTCGTAGAGGTGAACGACACGGCGTGCGCCTGGCTGGGATACGCCCCCGATGAGTTTTACGGCATGGTCCCCCAGGATTTGATAGCCCCTGACGACCGCCCCCTCCTGGCCGCCTACAGGAAGACCCTGGCCGACGAACAGTGGATCACCGCCGAGGTGGGGCTTCTTTCCAGGTCGGGCCGGGTGGTGCCCGTGGAGATGAGCGCAAGGGCCTTCCTTATGGGCGGAAAGCTCATGGGCCTTTTCATCGCGCGCGACTTGAGCCGGGCCACGGCCTTTCGGAGCGCGCTCGCCGAGGCGGTGGAAAGATGGCGCTCCATGACCGACAACTGCCCGGACCACATACTCATCGTGGGGGAAGACGGGGTGATAGAGTTCTGCAACCGGGGCGTTCTGGGCTTGAGCCGTGAAAACCTGGTGGGAATGCGCTTTTTCGACCATGTCCCGGTCTCTTACAGGGCCTTTGCGGAAGACAGCGTGAAAAAGCTCTTCCAGGACGGAAAAAACCAGTTTCACGAAATCGAGTTCGTTCAATCCCCCGAAAGGAGCTTCATATTTCTTGCCCACCTAAGCCCGGTAACCGTGGGGGGCAGGGTTAAAAGCGCGGCCATCCGCCTCGTCGACGTGTCCGAACGAAAGGCCATGGAACGCTCCCTCATGGAAAACGAGGCCCGTTACAGGAATTTCGTGGAAAGCTTCATCGGAATAGCTTATGAATTCGACCCGGCCCTTGACCGGCCATCGTTTTTTCGGGGAGCCGTGGAGGCCGTGACGGGCTATACGGAAGACGACTTCCTTTCCGGCAGAATACGGTGGGCGGACCTTGTTCACCCCCTGGACCGCCCGAAGCGGGGCGAAATCGAACCGGGCAAGCTCCTGAGGGAGACGGAATACCGCATCATCAGCAGGGCCGGGAAAACGGTTCACGTGACCGAGTCGGCCAGAAGGATGCCGGGGATACCAGGGGGCTTAAACTATGGCGTGATATACGACATAACGGGACGAAAGCAGAAAGAGGATCTGATCGAACGCCGGGAGAGGGAGCTTTCCGAATCCAACGCAAGCCTCACGGAAATGAACACCACCCTGGGCATACTGCTCAAGAGGCGTGAAACGGACCGGGCGGATATGGAGCGGAACGTATCCGAAAACCTTGGCAGGGTGGTGATGCCCCTTCTGGCCAAGCTGAAGACGAGCGGGCTTTCCACCGTCCAGCTGAACTACCTGGACGCCATGGAAAAGGGGATCGACCAGGTGGTGTCGGGTTTCGGGCGCACGCTTTCCTCCCACAAGTTCCGCCTGACACCCACCGAGGTCCAGGTGGCGGCACTTGTCAAGGAGGGCCATACCACCAAGGACATCGCCCAAATGCTCAACATGAGCCGAAGCACGGTGGATACGCACAGGAACAACATCCGGAACAAGCTGGAAATAAAAAAACAGGGGGTCAACCTGAGAGCCTATCTCACCTCCCTTGAATGA
- a CDS encoding sigma-54-dependent Fis family transcriptional regulator, with product METILIVDDEKNYPPVIAAVLEDAGYETLTANSGQAALSIVENSDVDLMVTDMKMPQMDGLELMTRVKQRDPDIPVIMMTAFGTVDMGLEAMDKGADNYIWKPFQNEQLILFVKRALDVRRVVRENRLLRDQLEGQYRFDNIIGKSRAMLDVFSIIRKVAPVSATVLIEGESGTGKELVAKSIHFNSPRRERPVVAVNGAALSESLLESELFGHEKGAFTGAAAMKKGRFELAHEGTLFLDEIGELSPAIQVKLLRVLQERVFERVGGTRAVEVDIRLIAATNRNLKAEMARGAFREDLFYRLNVLPITLPPLRERREDIRLLVSHFIKKYSRDRSGGVAVTDLDQEVERIFHEYLWPGNVRELENTVERAIILCSTDTIRVGDLPGELKHNVRNTLRLEDIPADAKLYDTLEHVEKAMILRALRMSDNVQSHAAAILGIGKSGLNQKIKKYDDLVRSLGSQDANPA from the coding sequence ATGGAGACAATCCTGATAGTTGATGACGAGAAAAATTACCCGCCTGTGATAGCTGCGGTACTGGAAGACGCCGGGTACGAGACCCTAACGGCCAATTCCGGCCAGGCGGCGCTCTCCATTGTGGAAAATTCCGACGTTGACCTTATGGTCACCGACATGAAGATGCCGCAGATGGACGGGCTGGAGTTGATGACCAGGGTCAAGCAGCGGGACCCGGACATCCCGGTCATAATGATGACGGCCTTCGGCACTGTGGACATGGGCCTGGAGGCCATGGACAAAGGGGCCGACAACTACATCTGGAAGCCTTTCCAGAACGAGCAGCTCATCCTTTTCGTCAAGCGCGCCCTTGACGTCCGCCGGGTGGTGAGGGAAAACCGCCTCCTGCGCGACCAGTTGGAAGGACAGTACCGCTTCGACAACATCATAGGCAAGAGCCGGGCCATGCTGGACGTGTTTTCCATCATCCGCAAGGTGGCCCCGGTCTCGGCCACGGTTCTGATCGAAGGCGAGAGCGGCACCGGCAAGGAGCTTGTGGCGAAATCCATCCACTTCAACAGCCCCAGAAGGGAGCGCCCCGTTGTGGCGGTGAACGGCGCGGCTCTCTCGGAGTCCCTTCTGGAAAGCGAGCTCTTCGGGCACGAAAAGGGAGCCTTCACCGGGGCCGCCGCCATGAAAAAGGGGCGTTTCGAGCTGGCCCACGAGGGCACCCTTTTTCTGGACGAGATCGGCGAGCTTTCCCCTGCCATCCAGGTGAAGCTTTTGCGGGTGCTCCAGGAGAGGGTCTTCGAGCGGGTGGGCGGCACCAGGGCCGTTGAGGTGGACATAAGGCTCATCGCAGCCACCAACCGGAACCTCAAGGCGGAAATGGCCAGGGGGGCCTTTCGGGAAGACCTTTTCTACAGGCTGAACGTGCTGCCCATCACCCTGCCGCCCCTGCGGGAGCGCCGGGAGGACATAAGGCTCCTGGTTTCCCATTTCATCAAGAAATACTCCCGCGACCGGTCGGGCGGGGTGGCCGTGACCGACCTCGACCAGGAGGTCGAGCGCATCTTCCACGAGTACCTCTGGCCCGGAAACGTGAGGGAGCTGGAAAACACCGTGGAGCGGGCCATCATACTCTGCTCCACCGACACCATAAGGGTGGGGGATCTGCCGGGCGAGCTGAAACACAATGTTCGCAACACCCTCCGCCTGGAGGACATCCCGGCTGACGCCAAGCTCTACGACACCCTGGAGCACGTGGAAAAGGCCATGATCTTAAGGGCTCTGCGAATGTCCGACAACGTGCAGAGCCACGCGGCGGCCATTCTGGGCATAGGCAAGAGCGGGCTCAACCAGAAAATCAAAAAGTACGACGACCTTGTCAGGAGCCTCGGCTCTCAGGACGCCAACCCGGCATGA
- a CDS encoding tetratricopeptide repeat protein, translating to MPSDEIQPVKTIRPAGIAVGLILLLALGGLSFSGAARFSDAEVLWRDTIRRNPSAWMAHGNLARLLAARGRSAEALAHYRAVTELSPSLADGFFNLGVEYLAQGRPEEAAASFRKAIERNGRLSEAHQALGFALVQMERHKEALLSFLTVTALHPERPEGHYGAGLAQAALGRHEKAADEFHMAIKLMDAETPALDRAEVLLQKGISLEKLGRQVEALASFRDASLAAPGYNRPFHRMGVALARLGRLQEAARALEKALELSPDSAPAQRDLEIVRNSLAAPGQN from the coding sequence ATGCCGTCTGACGAAATCCAGCCCGTAAAGACCATCCGCCCTGCCGGAATCGCTGTCGGCCTCATTCTGCTCCTTGCCTTGGGCGGGCTCTCCTTTTCCGGCGCGGCAAGGTTTTCGGACGCCGAAGTCCTGTGGCGGGACACAATAAGACGCAATCCCTCCGCCTGGATGGCCCACGGCAACCTGGCCCGCCTTCTTGCGGCCCGGGGCCGGTCCGCCGAGGCCCTGGCCCACTACCGGGCCGTAACTGAGCTGAGTCCCTCGCTTGCCGACGGATTCTTCAACCTTGGGGTGGAGTACCTGGCCCAGGGCCGTCCCGAAGAAGCCGCAGCCTCGTTCCGCAAGGCCATTGAACGCAACGGGCGGCTTTCCGAGGCCCATCAGGCCCTGGGATTCGCCCTTGTCCAGATGGAGCGCCACAAGGAAGCCCTTCTTAGCTTCCTCACGGTAACGGCCCTCCATCCAGAGCGCCCGGAGGGGCATTACGGCGCGGGGCTAGCCCAGGCGGCCCTTGGCCGCCATGAAAAGGCGGCGGATGAATTCCACATGGCCATAAAACTGATGGATGCCGAAACACCGGCACTTGACAGGGCTGAGGTTCTTCTTCAAAAAGGAATAAGCTTGGAAAAACTTGGCAGGCAGGTTGAGGCCCTGGCCTCTTTCCGGGATGCCTCCCTTGCCGCGCCCGGTTATAACCGGCCATTTCACAGGATGGGAGTTGCCCTGGCCCGGCTGGGCCGCCTTCAAGAAGCCGCCCGCGCCCTGGAAAAAGCGCTGGAATTGTCGCCGGATTCCGCCCCGGCCCAAAGGGACCTGGAAATCGTCAGGAACTCCCTGGCCGCCCCCGGCCAAAACTGA
- the dnaA gene encoding chromosomal replication initiator protein DnaA, with protein sequence MLENLTANAIDTWNRAKEILAGRISVHSFCMWIEPMNVIREESKSVVLSCPNPFAERYVLENFKADIEDCLKEAARKPLGIRLEVVEPQRAKTPVERRPAPQPGQQLQPAQICLPGMDVRPWAGHILRFDHTFEQFVVGESNSLAFNAARALASDSSPNLPLFLWSRPGLGKSHLSQAVGRQVLAANPKERVFYITADDFYTEMLQALQNGSRREFRDRYRNGCDTLILEQVQNLSGKDKTQVELSEALDCLMESGKRLIFTSTEKPGSLPGIHETVRSRLCASLVTDIRPPDFATRVRILKKKAEGRRLPEAVLYALAQELTDNVRQLQFGLVSLLTRCSLMNVSADENLARQVASQLASRQRALTMSSIINLVCTHFRMAGSELSGNSRKTQHAVPRQVAMYLARRYTDQSCQAIGKSLNRRHTTVIHAVSAIERHMESRDYVSREVSVLCERIESGDF encoded by the coding sequence ATGCTTGAAAATCTGACAGCAAATGCAATCGACACATGGAACCGGGCCAAGGAAATCCTTGCCGGACGCATTTCCGTCCACAGCTTCTGCATGTGGATAGAACCCATGAACGTCATTCGGGAGGAATCAAAAAGCGTAGTGCTGTCCTGCCCAAACCCTTTCGCGGAGCGCTACGTGCTGGAAAATTTCAAGGCCGACATTGAAGACTGCCTGAAAGAGGCCGCCCGGAAACCCCTTGGCATACGCCTTGAGGTGGTGGAGCCTCAACGGGCCAAAACCCCCGTTGAGCGAAGGCCCGCGCCCCAACCGGGGCAGCAGCTCCAACCGGCGCAGATATGCCTTCCCGGAATGGACGTGCGCCCCTGGGCCGGACACATACTTCGCTTTGACCACACCTTCGAGCAGTTCGTGGTGGGCGAGTCCAACAGCCTGGCCTTCAACGCGGCCCGCGCCCTGGCCAGCGATTCATCCCCGAACCTGCCACTTTTCCTGTGGTCGAGGCCCGGACTCGGAAAAAGCCACCTTTCCCAGGCAGTGGGACGGCAGGTCCTGGCCGCCAACCCCAAGGAGCGGGTCTTCTACATCACGGCGGACGATTTTTACACGGAAATGCTCCAGGCCCTGCAAAACGGCTCTCGCCGCGAATTCCGCGACAGGTACAGAAACGGCTGCGACACCCTTATCCTCGAACAGGTCCAGAACCTAAGCGGCAAGGACAAGACCCAGGTGGAGCTCTCCGAAGCCCTGGACTGCCTCATGGAAAGCGGAAAACGCCTCATATTCACCTCCACCGAAAAGCCGGGCTCCCTTCCGGGCATCCACGAAACCGTGCGCTCCAGACTCTGCGCCTCCCTGGTCACCGACATCAGGCCCCCGGACTTCGCCACCCGCGTGCGAATTTTAAAGAAAAAGGCCGAAGGCAGAAGGCTCCCCGAAGCGGTGCTCTACGCCCTGGCCCAGGAACTCACCGACAACGTGCGCCAGCTCCAGTTCGGTCTGGTGAGCCTCCTCACCCGCTGCTCCCTCATGAACGTAAGCGCAGACGAAAACCTGGCCCGCCAGGTGGCCTCCCAACTGGCCAGCCGCCAGCGCGCCCTCACCATGAGCTCCATAATCAACCTGGTCTGCACCCACTTCCGCATGGCAGGCTCGGAACTTTCGGGCAACAGCAGAAAGACCCAGCACGCCGTCCCAAGGCAGGTGGCCATGTACCTGGCCAGGCGCTACACCGACCAGTCCTGCCAGGCCATAGGCAAGTCCTTGAACCGCCGCCACACCACCGTGATCCACGCGGTGTCGGCCATAGAACGCCACATGGAAAGCCGGGACTACGTCTCGCGGGAAGTCAGTGTTCTTTGTGAGCGTATAGAATCCGGCGACTTCTAG
- a CDS encoding ThiF family adenylyltransferase: MPSYSELFLRNRGILTDAQQERLKRSRVLVVGCGGIGATVAVILARSGVGGFDLVDYDSYEASNMNRQITCNVETLGRKKADVLRGEILKINPEADVRSHPRLLSNQKVAALAKNCDLVFPAADDFAFSLMVFRDAARLGKTALFVVPSGTWANVSLIRPKGPSVEDIQGLPKLDSYEKYRELFETRRYRFGNLFYVQAAGWRKDYFRAFMDEDAPVAQLCPWVWTAASLGAAESVKHLSGMGRPVYSPRYWYVGRDRVGVQKAGRPSFQTLTAWERRIFYRLFQTGLAPLLEKAQEFWWKRFFS, translated from the coding sequence ATGCCCTCATACAGCGAGCTTTTTCTCAGGAATCGCGGAATACTGACCGATGCGCAGCAGGAGCGCCTGAAAAGGTCGCGGGTCCTTGTTGTGGGGTGCGGCGGCATAGGGGCCACCGTGGCGGTGATCCTTGCCCGGAGCGGGGTGGGGGGCTTCGATCTGGTGGATTACGACTCCTACGAGGCGTCCAACATGAACCGCCAGATCACCTGCAACGTGGAAACCCTGGGCAGGAAAAAGGCGGACGTGCTGCGCGGGGAAATACTCAAGATCAACCCCGAAGCCGACGTGCGCTCCCACCCCAGGCTCCTTTCAAATCAAAAGGTGGCGGCCCTGGCCAAAAACTGCGACCTGGTTTTTCCGGCTGCGGACGATTTCGCCTTTTCCCTCATGGTGTTCCGGGACGCGGCCAGGCTGGGCAAAACCGCCCTTTTCGTGGTCCCTTCGGGAACCTGGGCCAACGTGAGCCTCATAAGGCCAAAGGGGCCCTCGGTGGAGGACATCCAGGGCCTGCCGAAACTCGATTCCTACGAAAAGTACCGCGAGCTGTTCGAGACAAGGCGCTACAGGTTCGGCAACCTCTTCTACGTCCAGGCCGCAGGCTGGCGAAAGGACTATTTCAGGGCCTTCATGGACGAGGACGCCCCGGTGGCCCAACTCTGCCCCTGGGTGTGGACCGCCGCCAGCCTGGGAGCGGCCGAGTCGGTGAAACACCTTTCGGGCATGGGGCGGCCAGTCTACTCCCCAAGATACTGGTACGTGGGGCGGGACCGGGTGGGCGTCCAGAAAGCTGGCAGGCCCTCGTTCCAGACCCTCACAGCCTGGGAGAGGAGGATATTCTACCGCCTGTTCCAGACCGGGCTCGCCCCCCTGCTTGAAAAAGCCCAGGAATTCTGGTGGAAAAGGTTCTTTTCCTGA
- the arsS gene encoding arsenosugar biosynthesis radical SAM protein ArsS (Some members of this family are selenoproteins.), giving the protein MTPFAETLGLRGLTLFREAPETLLVNVGSFCNQACSHCHHHAGPGETDIMTLETAAQVADLVDRAGFPLVDITGGAPEFSEAAVFLMETLKGRCGIIFRTNLTALVSRAARVTPGLLAERKIRIIASFPSPDREEFEAQRGRHTFDLAISAMRKLNALGYGVPGSGLIIDLAVNPLGPELPQAQNEISAIFKKRLSEDHGLHFNGLFAFANMPLGRFRERLGREGLRESYLNMLEKAFCPDTVKGLMCLKSLCVDHRGILYDCDFNLAANLPLTGREIRAADFFKPFGEGLPVAVEDHCYACTAGAGFT; this is encoded by the coding sequence ATGACCCCCTTTGCCGAAACCCTTGGCCTGCGCGGCCTGACACTTTTCCGGGAAGCGCCCGAAACCCTCCTGGTGAACGTGGGCAGTTTCTGCAACCAGGCCTGCTCCCACTGCCACCACCACGCGGGCCCCGGCGAAACCGACATCATGACCCTTGAAACCGCAGCGCAGGTGGCTGACTTGGTGGACAGGGCCGGTTTTCCGTTGGTGGACATAACGGGCGGCGCACCGGAATTTTCCGAAGCGGCGGTCTTTTTGATGGAAACCCTGAAAGGCCGGTGCGGGATAATCTTCCGCACCAACCTCACCGCCCTGGTGTCAAGGGCGGCCAGGGTTACGCCGGGGCTTCTCGCCGAACGGAAAATCCGCATCATCGCCTCCTTCCCCTCCCCGGACAGGGAGGAGTTCGAGGCCCAGCGCGGCAGGCACACCTTTGATCTCGCCATTTCGGCCATGCGGAAACTGAACGCGCTCGGATACGGGGTTCCGGGTTCGGGGCTCATTATCGATCTTGCAGTGAACCCCCTTGGCCCCGAACTTCCGCAAGCCCAGAACGAGATTTCCGCAATATTCAAAAAGCGCCTTTCGGAGGACCACGGCCTTCATTTCAACGGTCTTTTCGCCTTCGCCAACATGCCCCTGGGACGGTTCCGGGAGCGCCTGGGACGCGAGGGGCTGCGCGAAAGCTACCTCAACATGCTGGAAAAGGCCTTTTGCCCCGATACGGTAAAGGGCCTCATGTGCCTCAAAAGCCTCTGCGTCGACCACAGGGGAATCCTGTACGACTGCGATTTCAACCTTGCGGCCAACCTGCCCCTAACGGGTCGGGAAATCCGAGCCGCCGATTTTTTCAAACCCTTCGGCGAGGGCCTCCCCGTGGCCGTGGAGGATCACTGCTACGCATGCACCGCCGGGGCCGGGTTCACATGA
- a CDS encoding CBS domain-containing protein gives MLVRDWMHKDATTVDVGTSMSEVARIMKEKSVLMVPVTDGGRLTGVVTDRDMKRASASDASTLDVHELLYLLNRIKISEIMSKNPVTLSPTQTVEEAARLFLENNISGAPVVDRGRVVGVITQKEIFKVIISLTGVGGKGIQFAFLIDDRPGSIREVTDVIRKFGGRMVSILTTYDRAPQGKRFAYIRMHAVDETRLETLKNELGKKATLLYMIDQATGRRDIFQGD, from the coding sequence ATGCTGGTAAGGGACTGGATGCACAAGGACGCGACAACCGTTGACGTGGGAACGTCCATGTCCGAGGTCGCAAGGATCATGAAGGAAAAGAGCGTCCTAATGGTTCCGGTGACCGACGGCGGCAGGCTCACGGGAGTGGTCACAGACCGCGACATGAAGCGCGCCTCGGCCTCCGACGCCTCCACCCTGGATGTCCACGAACTCCTGTACCTCCTGAACCGCATAAAAATCAGCGAAATAATGAGCAAAAACCCCGTGACCCTAAGCCCCACCCAGACCGTGGAGGAGGCCGCCCGGCTCTTCCTGGAAAACAACATAAGCGGGGCGCCGGTGGTGGACAGGGGCAGGGTGGTGGGCGTCATCACCCAGAAGGAAATCTTCAAGGTCATCATATCCCTCACCGGCGTGGGCGGAAAGGGCATCCAGTTCGCCTTCCTCATCGACGACCGGCCCGGCTCCATCCGGGAAGTCACCGACGTGATAAGGAAATTCGGAGGCCGCATGGTGAGTATCCTCACCACCTACGACAGGGCCCCCCAAGGAAAGCGCTTCGCCTACATAAGAATGCACGCGGTGGACGAAACCCGGCTGGAAACGCTGAAAAATGAACTGGGGAAAAAGGCGACCCTTCTTTACATGATAGATCAGGCCACCGGCCGGCGCGACATCTTCCAGGGGGACTGA
- a CDS encoding sigma-54-dependent Fis family transcriptional regulator — protein sequence MGKLLIVDDDAQLRTSFEKILKLEGYDTITASTGEAGIQAVSIHRPDCVIMDVRLPGMDGLAAFTEIKKIAPRLPVIIMTAFGTTDIAIEATKLGAFDYVLKPFDVASVLSLISQAFQAGRFMQEPVAVGEGPESPTGDAIIGASPAMQNIYKAIGRVAATDATVLIRGESGTGKELVARALYQHSTRADKPFLIINCVAIPETLLESELFGYEKGAFTGAATRRVGKIERANKGSILLDEIGDMPFNIQAKLLRLLEERKIERLGGREPIPVDVRIIAATNRNLEDAVADGRFREDLYYRLNVVSLSLPPLRERKEDIGLLADYFLALHGREMGLPTPGITDAARKVLFDHDWPGNVRELSNAVQKALIFSRGLPLDVSEVGRATGDQAAEGRAIPETLEDMDSAVSRWIRLRLTQADPQDFEAFMDHFAAIILRQALDLSGGNRTRASKLLGLSRPTLLSKIEKYDLKIKTSVS from the coding sequence TTGGGAAAACTCCTGATCGTTGACGACGACGCCCAGTTGCGCACCAGTTTCGAGAAGATACTGAAGCTGGAGGGATACGACACCATAACCGCCTCCACGGGCGAGGCCGGGATACAGGCGGTTTCCATTCACAGGCCGGACTGCGTGATAATGGACGTGCGCCTGCCGGGGATGGACGGTCTCGCCGCCTTCACCGAGATAAAAAAGATCGCCCCAAGGCTTCCGGTCATCATAATGACCGCCTTCGGCACCACCGACATAGCCATAGAGGCCACCAAGCTGGGGGCCTTCGATTACGTGCTGAAGCCCTTCGATGTGGCCTCGGTGCTTTCCCTCATCTCCCAGGCCTTTCAGGCCGGAAGGTTCATGCAGGAGCCGGTGGCTGTGGGCGAGGGCCCCGAAAGCCCCACCGGCGACGCCATCATAGGCGCGAGCCCGGCCATGCAGAACATCTACAAGGCCATAGGCAGGGTGGCGGCCACAGACGCCACGGTGCTCATAAGGGGCGAATCCGGCACCGGCAAGGAACTCGTGGCCAGGGCCCTCTACCAGCACTCCACCAGGGCCGACAAGCCCTTTCTCATCATCAACTGCGTGGCCATTCCCGAAACGCTCCTGGAAAGCGAGCTTTTCGGCTATGAAAAGGGCGCTTTCACCGGGGCCGCCACACGCCGCGTGGGCAAGATCGAAAGGGCCAACAAGGGCTCCATTCTGCTGGATGAGATCGGCGACATGCCCTTCAACATCCAGGCGAAACTCCTGCGTCTTCTTGAGGAAAGAAAGATAGAGCGCCTGGGCGGGCGCGAGCCCATTCCGGTGGACGTGCGGATAATCGCCGCCACCAACCGGAACCTGGAAGACGCGGTGGCGGACGGAAGGTTTCGGGAGGACCTCTACTACCGCCTTAACGTGGTTTCCCTGTCCCTTCCCCCATTAAGGGAGAGGAAGGAGGACATCGGCCTTCTGGCCGACTATTTTCTCGCCCTCCACGGAAGGGAAATGGGCCTGCCCACCCCCGGCATCACGGATGCCGCAAGAAAGGTGCTTTTTGATCACGACTGGCCGGGCAACGTCCGGGAGCTTTCCAACGCCGTGCAAAAGGCCCTCATTTTCTCACGGGGGCTTCCCCTGGATGTCAGCGAGGTGGGCAGGGCCACCGGAGACCAGGCCGCCGAAGGGCGCGCTATCCCGGAAACCCTCGAAGACATGGATTCCGCCGTCAGCCGCTGGATCCGCCTCCGGCTTACCCAGGCCGATCCCCAGGACTTCGAGGCCTTTATGGATCATTTCGCAGCCATTATACTTCGCCAGGCCCTGGACCTTTCAGGCGGAAACCGGACCCGCGCCTCCAAGCTCCTTGGCCTTTCCCGCCCCACCCTTCTTTCCAAAATAGAAAAATACGACTTGAAGATCAAAACATCAGTGTCCTGA